Proteins found in one Dendrosporobacter quercicolus genomic segment:
- a CDS encoding FecCD family ABC transporter permease encodes MQVKNYFPGMLWLAGLALIVLLAVLSLFLGAKHIDPALIRSALFQFDPANIDHQIVINSRLPRAVGTLLIGGALAMAGALMQGVTRNYLAEPGIMGVSDGSVLAITLSMVFLPQATDLERIVFSFAGSALGAGIVFGIGSILPNGLSPVRLAILGTVIGAFLSSLAAAVAVYFQIPQDISFWYHARLHQLQPGQVYLAVAFILTGMLIACRLGRSVTILSMGEDIAISLGQRTLAVKIAAGAAVMLLTGSAVALAGKIAFVGLIIPHIVRFFTGADYKGIIPCSGVIGAIFLSLSDLLSRFMNYPFETPVDVITSLVGVPFFLYLARKKGGNRYA; translated from the coding sequence ATGCAGGTAAAGAACTATTTCCCCGGGATGCTTTGGCTGGCAGGCCTGGCGCTTATTGTACTATTGGCTGTTTTGTCATTGTTTCTGGGCGCTAAGCACATTGACCCGGCGCTCATCCGGTCGGCGCTATTTCAATTTGACCCGGCCAATATAGATCATCAGATTGTCATCAATTCGCGGCTGCCACGGGCTGTTGGCACACTGCTGATTGGCGGCGCGCTGGCCATGGCGGGGGCCCTGATGCAGGGTGTTACCAGAAATTATCTGGCGGAGCCCGGTATTATGGGAGTTAGCGACGGATCGGTGCTGGCAATTACTTTAAGTATGGTTTTTCTGCCTCAGGCTACGGATTTGGAACGGATTGTTTTCTCGTTTGCCGGGTCGGCGCTGGGGGCGGGAATTGTTTTCGGTATTGGCAGCATCCTGCCCAACGGTCTGTCACCGGTCAGACTGGCAATTCTCGGTACGGTTATTGGAGCATTCCTGAGCAGTCTGGCTGCTGCAGTGGCTGTTTATTTTCAAATTCCCCAGGACATCAGTTTCTGGTATCATGCCCGTTTGCACCAGTTGCAGCCAGGGCAGGTGTATCTGGCTGTGGCTTTTATTTTGACCGGCATGCTGATTGCCTGCCGGCTGGGCAGGTCAGTCACCATACTGTCCATGGGTGAGGATATAGCGATAAGCTTAGGGCAGCGAACGCTGGCGGTGAAAATTGCGGCCGGTGCCGCTGTCATGCTGCTGACCGGCAGCGCTGTGGCCTTAGCCGGAAAGATTGCTTTCGTTGGTTTGATTATTCCTCATATTGTCCGGTTTTTTACCGGGGCTGACTACAAGGGGATTATTCCATGCTCGGGTGTAATCGGCGCAATTTTCCTGTCGTTGTCGGATTTGTTAAGCCGTTTTATGAATTATCCTTTTGAAACCCCGGTCGATGTTATTACCTCACTGGTAGGTGTGCCGTTCTTTCTTTATCTGGCCAGGAAAAAGGGAGGCAACCGGTATGCTTAA
- a CDS encoding ABC transporter substrate-binding protein, whose amino-acid sequence MKRSLVIWGLIVLISGAGIGGIYLARHADSGAAGAVKSQEQQQRSLQYKGMTYLLPERAERIVVTGALEALEDLLLLGVKPAGVMTIGGVFPALFADITADAQPIGERMQPSLEAILKLRPDVIVSSDKFPAATTAQLQKIAPTIPISHFPSDGEANLQFLGELTGRQERAQEILASYRKDLAEAKKRLPEAVKNKKVVAIRIRVGNIFVYPPDVFYNDILYQELGLAVPVEIKSVKAQEVISMEKFSEIDPDYIFLQYEVSESPANPRALEDLQRNPVWQRLKAVKNGRVFINSVDPLIQGVAVGGKIQFLHAAVEKLSQ is encoded by the coding sequence ATGAAAAGAAGCTTGGTGATTTGGGGTCTGATTGTTTTAATTTCAGGGGCTGGCATCGGCGGTATTTATCTGGCCCGCCATGCGGACTCAGGCGCTGCGGGTGCGGTAAAATCCCAGGAACAGCAGCAACGGAGCTTGCAATATAAGGGGATGACCTATCTATTGCCTGAAAGGGCTGAACGGATTGTGGTAACAGGAGCGCTTGAGGCCCTGGAGGATCTGCTGCTGCTCGGCGTTAAGCCTGCCGGCGTGATGACCATCGGCGGGGTTTTTCCGGCCTTATTTGCTGATATTACTGCCGACGCCCAGCCGATAGGCGAAAGAATGCAGCCCAGCCTTGAGGCAATTCTCAAGCTCAGGCCGGATGTTATTGTAAGCAGTGATAAGTTTCCGGCTGCGACTACGGCTCAGTTGCAGAAAATTGCTCCAACCATACCAATTTCTCACTTCCCCAGTGACGGAGAGGCTAATTTGCAATTTCTCGGTGAATTGACCGGCAGGCAGGAGCGGGCGCAAGAAATCTTAGCAAGCTATCGGAAAGACCTTGCGGAAGCAAAAAAACGTTTGCCGGAGGCCGTAAAAAATAAAAAAGTTGTGGCCATACGCATCCGGGTTGGCAATATTTTCGTTTATCCGCCAGATGTTTTTTACAATGATATCCTCTATCAGGAGCTGGGGCTGGCGGTGCCGGTGGAAATAAAGTCGGTCAAAGCGCAGGAAGTTATTTCAATGGAAAAGTTTAGCGAGATCGACCCTGACTATATTTTCCTGCAGTACGAGGTCAGCGAAAGTCCCGCTAACCCCAGGGCCCTGGAGGATTTGCAGCGAAACCCGGTCTGGCAAAGGCTCAAAGCTGTCAAGAACGGCAGGGTATTTATTAATAGTGTCGATCCATTGATTCAAGGAGTGGCGGTAGGGGGTAAAATTCAGTTTTTACATGCTGCTGTGGAAAAATTATCGCAATAA
- a CDS encoding FecCD family ABC transporter permease, with protein MLKQGEGRYWAVMLVMGGLVSAFCYASLSYGIIELSFADTVLTLLGLHSTGEHDVLIQQFRLPRLIIAGLAGAGLGVAGAVLQGISRNGLADPGILGINAGAGLAIVLFIFFYHGQMSGSDGLAVLLMPFFGLAGGLAAALFVYLFSWNNGRLDHQRFLLNGIALASGLSALTLYIMLKMNPADFLTATVWSMGSLLNANWQYIIVTLPWFLLLFPVLLHKADMLDLLQLEEISVRSLGISVEREQTLLLVCTTGLVSACVSVAGSIAFVGLIVPHLARRLAGIHYSRIIPLCALLGMLLVIMADFIAKNLFAPAEIAVGIIISLVGAPYFIYLLFTQKN; from the coding sequence ATGCTTAAGCAAGGTGAAGGTCGTTATTGGGCAGTTATGCTGGTCATGGGAGGACTAGTTTCGGCTTTTTGTTATGCCAGCTTAAGTTATGGAATCATTGAACTTAGCTTTGCTGATACAGTACTGACGCTGTTGGGCCTCCATAGCACCGGAGAGCATGATGTGCTGATCCAGCAATTCAGGCTGCCGCGTCTGATCATTGCCGGACTGGCCGGCGCAGGCCTGGGGGTTGCCGGGGCGGTTTTGCAGGGGATTTCCCGCAACGGTCTGGCTGATCCCGGAATATTGGGCATCAATGCCGGCGCAGGGTTGGCAATTGTGCTGTTTATATTTTTTTATCATGGACAAATGTCCGGCAGCGATGGTCTGGCCGTCCTGTTGATGCCTTTTTTTGGCTTGGCCGGCGGCCTTGCGGCAGCTCTGTTTGTGTATTTATTCTCGTGGAACAACGGTAGACTTGATCATCAGCGTTTTTTATTAAACGGTATTGCCCTTGCCTCCGGTCTAAGCGCTCTTACGCTCTATATTATGCTGAAAATGAATCCGGCTGATTTTCTTACGGCTACCGTTTGGAGTATGGGAAGCCTGCTGAATGCAAACTGGCAATACATTATCGTTACATTGCCGTGGTTTCTCCTTTTATTTCCGGTACTTTTACATAAGGCGGATATGCTGGATTTGCTGCAGCTAGAGGAAATCTCTGTGCGCAGTCTGGGAATTTCAGTGGAGAGAGAACAGACATTGTTACTTGTTTGCACTACCGGCCTGGTCAGCGCCTGTGTTTCAGTAGCGGGAAGTATTGCTTTTGTGGGCCTGATTGTCCCTCATTTGGCTAGAAGGCTGGCTGGTATTCATTATTCCCGGATCATTCCATTATGCGCCTTGTTAGGGATGCTCCTGGTGATCATGGCGGATTTTATTGCCAAGAATTTGTTTGCCCCAGCGGAAATTGCGGTGGGAATTATTATTTCATTAGTAGGAGCGCCTTATTTTATATATTTATTATTTACTCAAAAGAATTAA